In the [Clostridium] colinum genome, one interval contains:
- a CDS encoding MBOAT family O-acyltransferase, whose protein sequence is MLFNSLTFLIFLAIILSLYYIIPNKYRWYLLLISSCIFYMAWRIEFIFLILFSSFFNYFIGLLIEKYYTKSKTILIFGLFINFLILFIFKYSVFINHSFITLYNYLNIPYPIKNFDIVLPMGISFYTFQATSYIIDIYRKRYKAEKNILKVSLYIMFFPQLVAGPIERADRLLNQLFKEHKFNTNNISTGLKIMLIGYFKKIVIADRVSILVNTIYNSPYNYSGISFIIATVFFAIQLYCDFSGYSDIAIGCAKLFGINLMENFKSPYFSKNVKEFWTRWHISLSTWFKDYLYIPLGGNRKGTIRTYFNLMITFLVSGIWHGANWTFLIWGGLNGFYQIIGDLKNKFLNFIGFNIKNKYVDNFFNIFRIIITFSLICFSLIFFRANTVKDGFYIVNNLFSDITNITNIQYLYNISTELGLNIFEILMVTSCIALLFFIEIFEYKQRIYITLDKMPFFIKFIFYYIITIIILSMGVFSDAGQFIYFQF, encoded by the coding sequence ATGCTTTTTAATTCCCTTACATTTTTGATATTTTTAGCAATAATATTAAGTTTATATTATATTATACCTAATAAATACAGATGGTATCTACTTTTAATAAGTAGTTGTATATTTTATATGGCTTGGAGAATAGAGTTTATTTTCTTAATTTTATTTTCTAGCTTTTTTAATTATTTTATAGGATTATTAATAGAAAAATATTACACCAAAAGTAAAACTATTTTAATATTTGGTTTGTTTATAAACTTTTTAATATTATTTATATTTAAATATAGTGTATTTATAAACCATTCTTTTATAACTTTATATAATTACCTTAATATTCCCTATCCTATCAAAAATTTTGACATAGTTTTACCAATGGGTATATCTTTTTATACATTTCAAGCTACAAGCTATATAATAGATATTTATAGAAAAAGATATAAAGCCGAAAAAAATATATTAAAAGTAAGTTTATATATAATGTTTTTTCCACAGTTAGTAGCAGGTCCAATAGAAAGAGCTGATAGGCTTTTAAATCAACTATTTAAAGAACATAAATTTAATACTAACAATATATCAACTGGTTTAAAAATAATGCTTATAGGATATTTTAAAAAAATAGTCATAGCAGATAGAGTTTCTATACTTGTTAATACTATTTACAACTCACCTTATAATTATAGTGGTATATCTTTTATTATAGCTACTGTATTTTTTGCAATACAATTATATTGTGACTTTAGTGGTTATTCTGATATAGCTATTGGCTGTGCTAAATTATTTGGTATAAACTTAATGGAAAACTTTAAAAGTCCTTATTTTTCAAAAAATGTGAAAGAATTTTGGACAAGATGGCATATCTCTTTATCCACTTGGTTTAAAGATTATTTATATATTCCTTTAGGTGGAAATAGAAAAGGCACAATAAGAACTTATTTTAATTTAATGATTACTTTTTTAGTAAGTGGTATATGGCACGGTGCTAATTGGACATTTCTTATTTGGGGTGGTTTAAATGGATTTTATCAAATTATTGGAGATTTAAAAAATAAATTTTTAAATTTTATAGGATTTAATATAAAAAATAAATATGTTGATAACTTTTTTAATATTTTTAGAATTATTATTACTTTTAGTTTAATATGTTTTTCTCTAATATTTTTTAGAGCAAACACAGTAAAAGATGGCTTTTATATAGTAAATAATTTATTTTCAGATATAACAAATATTACTAATATTCAATATTTATATAATATTTCAACAGAGCTTGGGCTTAATATTTTTGAAATATTAATGGTAACATCTTGTATAGCCTTACTATTTTTTATAGAAATTTTTGAATATAAACAAAGAATATATATTACATTAGACAAAATGCCTTTTTTTATAAAATTTATTTTCTATTATATAATAACTATAATTATACTTTCTATGGGGGTTTTTAGTGATGCCGGACAATTTATATACTT